AACTCTTCAGAAATCATTTTCATGGGTTCCAGGACAATTCTTTCCTCTTACGGGACAAAGTGAAACACTATTTTGAGGATACCCAAAAAGCATCTTAGCAACTTCATGTTTTTTCAGTGCTATGATGGTGACTTTTGCCAATGCTACTTGGTACTCAATGTCCAGAATAGACTAGAACAGGGTATTGACCTCCAGGCTGGCCTCTTTACACAGGCCTTCTTTCCAAGGACTCCATCGGGTACATGACAGGCATCTGAGAAGTACTGAAAGGACTAACTTCAAAAGACTACCTTCTAATAAGAATTCAGAACCAAATAGTTTTTTAATGGTATTTCTTCATAGGTATttagtaaacaaatatttttaggcCTATGATAAAAATATGCTAAATTTTTATACATGCttataaacatattaaaacacaaaaacttcAAAAGTCTAAAAGTTTATTGCCAGAATAGCAAACTTCATAAAGACACCTTTTTAAAGTACATCGAAAATTAcaagcaaaataaacagaaaactttgaccaaagaaaagcaaagattgCTGCTGTCATGCACATACAGTCAAATTAATACCAAACCAAACAAGTACATCAAAGAGTATATGGGTTATACAATCCACACTCTAAAACTAAAGGAGAGTCATTCCAAAATGCTTGGTTTTGGGTTGGGGGCTTGAGAGGGGGGCTGGTGCTGGGAGGGTAATTTTCTCCTAATACAGAATATGGAAATATTTAGATGAGAAGCAGAATGACTAAAATATCAgtgatacatttaatttttatctccAAGAATAGAAAACTGTATTATAGGCTTCCAAAATTAAAGAATTGATCAGAAATCGAAGCAcagaagaaacaaatcctaagTTCGATTTGTGCTATTGTTACAACTGATTAGCACTTCAGACGCACTGCATCCAAGTGTACTACTTACTTAAGATGAGCTAAGAAGATAAAAAGCCAGAACAGCCTTTACTATTTGATTTCAATCATGGCTATATTTCCTGTAAGCACAGAATGTCCTATCACCCTACTGCAAGCAccgggattttcttttttattatttaataaagtgGAAATTCATATAAATGAAGTCAAGGTATAGCAACCACTCCCAACTGACTACTAGTGCCCAATAGAACTACTGCTAAACGAGTAGGAATAAGAGTAAGAAGAATTCCCCGTGGCGTCAAAGCTTCCTCTCCGGGACCCACTGCGGGACCCGGAGCGAGATCCTGAGCGAGATCCCGAGCGGGAGCCGGAGCGGGAGCCCGGAGCGGAAGACATGTTGTAAGGGCTGGGTAAGCCCTTGGACGACACGGAGGCGGCTTCCAGAAGGCGCAGCCCAGTGATATCTTCTACCATGGAGCGATTTATGGCATCCTTATAGGatatttttaatttggttttgGGGCAGGTCAGGATTTTGGCATAGGTGCTGGTGTCTTGCAGCCTCTGCGCCGCGCGGCCATCGATGAACCCCTTCCGGATGGCTTCTTCGGTGCTTATCCTCCCATGCACTTCCGGATCAACGAGACCTCCCGTGAGGTACTGGAACTCCAGGAAGCGCTGGCCAGCCTCATACGGGAGCCATTTTTCTTTCACTGCCTCTGCCGCTGACatcttcttctttcccttcacGCCCTCGAAGCCTATGAAGGCTTTCTGAGCAGGCTTCAGCCTGGTGGCCATGTCTTGGTCAATCACACCCTGGGAGACTGCGTCCTGAAGTGACAGCTTCTGGCCCGTGGTTGGGTGGATGATGCCACCTGTGCAGGCCTGAGCCTCCAAAAGCCTCTGACCGGTGATGCTGTCAACGATGCCCCGCTCTATACCTTCTGTAATGGAGATTTTCTCCAGGTTTTCTGTGTCAAAGATGGCTGCAATGGGGCTCGATTCTTCCAGGGTGTCTGAAAAAGAGCTGCTCCTTATGGTTAAATTCCTGACGCTGGATATAGTGGAAATCTTACTTACTGATTCATGTCGGGAGCTGCTAAAAACATCATCGCTGACACCACTGCCCATGCTGCTGCTGGTGCCGACACCATTTTTCAAGGAGATCATGTCAGCAAATTGAGTGAGGCTGAGGCTGCCGGATCGGTACTGATCAAAGAACTTCCTGTCAACAAGGCCCTTGTCAATGGCATCTTGAATGTCATACTGACTGCCTGTCTTTCTATCTACCAGGACCACCCTAGTGGAGCCATCTGATCCCGTGATGGTTATTTCTTCCCATTCACATTCCTGCTCACACAGTTCTTTGAAGGTTTCATAATCAATTAGGCCCTTCTTGTAGGCctcctgaacagacatttctttatTGGTTTCTGGGTCAACTATGACCACTCTACGCTTCCTGAGGGTATTCTTTTGTGATGTCTGcacctgtttcttcttttctttcagaggCAGAAGACAAAGCCCTGTTTCCTCATCCTTAATGCATCTTTCTTTTAGTTGCAGATAGGTAAGATTTTCTTCAGTGTTGGGGTCAAAAAATCCTTTGGTATCATCGCTTGGATCTGAGAGAATCTCACTGAGTTCCTCATTGAAATAGCCCCTCTTATATGCTATGTCAACTGGTAAACGATGGCTCTCCTTTGGGTCAATGATGCCCCCGGTTGCGATCTGTGCTTCTAATAAGCGAATACCATGGCCCTTTTCGATGAGTTCCTTATTCATGGCTTGGAACAAAGAGATGATGTTTCCTGTTTCAGGATCATTATACCCAGTGACAGCTCGTTCTGCAGACAGGAGCTTCTCTTTGAACTCAATGCCCACCAGACCTCTCTTGTAGGCTTCCTCCACTGGTAACCTCAAGTTGCTAACAGGATCCACTATAAAGCCAGTAGCTGCTTGGGCTTCCAGCAACTCCAGAGCAGTACCAGGTCGGACTAAGCCAATTTTCATGGCCTCATAAATGCCAAGCTTCTGTTTTGTGGTCTCATTATATATGCCTGCTATgcagcttgaaccctggaggaagTCCTTAATTCTCTCACCAACCTCATCATAAGAAATCTGACCAGATTCCAGTTCATTGACAGTGGATGGTCTCAATATACCAGAATCTACTAGCTCAGTGACGGTCACAGGTTGTCTGATTCCTTGGAAGGACATGCTTCTCTTCTGTACTGAAAGCAAGAGCAGACCAGTATGTGGTTCGATTCTGCACCGTTCCTTCAGCTGCACGTAACTGACCTTCTTTTTGGTGACTGGATCTACAAAGTTTTTCTGACTATCTCGGGGATCATTCAGGGATCGATACAAATCTCTATCAATCAGCCCCCGGGCCAAGGCGACATCTTTTGGCAAAAAGACACTGTTCACAGGGTCTACTACACCCCCTGAAGCAATCTGGGCTTCCAGCAGGCGCATTCCGGTTTCTCTATCAATCAAATTTTTCTTGATGGCTTCTGAAACAGATACTGTCTTGCCTGAAAATGGATCATCAAAACCAGTGATAGCCTTTTCTGCTGTATATATCTGCTGACGGTCATCGAAGTCAATGAGGTCCCGAGCTATGGCACTGTCGACAGTCAGCTTCTCATTCCGATGGGGATCAATTATACCACCTGTAGCTGCCTGGGCCTCCAGAAGCATGACTGTGGATTCTGGGCtgattaatttctttctcttggcctCTACCAAAGAgtatttttccttaggagaaGCAGATGCTCCAGCGATAGATCCTGCACCCCGAAGGAATGGCTGGATTTCAGAAGCAACTTCTTCCACTGACTTCTTCCCCTTCAATAGTTTATCCAAGGTTGTTTTGTCGATCAGCTGACACTCATAGAGCTGCATTGCGGTCACCTTCTTCCTCAGCCCATCAAACACCAGCTTGGAGGTGTCAACAGTCCACTCACACTCAGTCTGGGTCTCCCGATGGGACCCATATGGGCGCTGTCTGAGTTTATCGATCTCCCTCTGATATCGGGAGCGTTCTGTTTCTAACTGTGACTGTGTCTCCCTGGTAGAATCCTCCAGCTTACGCCTGCACCTCTCTTCAATTCTCTTGATCTCTGCTTGGAGTCTTTCGATCTCACTCCTAAGACtgttcttctctctctcactcttttctctttctgattcTATCTTCCTAATAGCCTCCTCCTTGCGGGAATATTGAGTCTTCCACTGATTCAGGTCATTCTGAATTTGCTGTTTCTCACACTCCAGGCGCTGTTTCACCCTGGTTTCTGCCTCTAGAGTTGCTTTTGCACGATTCAGCTCatcctccagcctctgcagcCTTGCCTTGTCTTGCTCCAGGACTTTGATTTTCACCAGAAGGCTCTCTCTTTCCTGCACCACCTGAGTGCACTGATTCTTTGATTCCTGAATCCTATTAGATGCCTggaattgaaaaagaaagaaatgggaaaaaataatgttttgaatCATATCATATTACTATCACGACTTAACTTCCTTTTGTgtatctatctttaaaaaaaaaaaaaagccttgcttattttttctttctatattgtcCCTGGATACACTGTGAGCTtgttattttacaaatttgtggGGAAAATGCTGTAGATGTATGTTGCCCTTCAATAAATGGCTTCatacttactatttttttctatagaagGAACTGTAAGTTGCAGACCTGTCTTACTCTTAACAATAATTATGCTTTGAAAAAATGTGGGGAGTTTTGTTTCAGGTTATCATACCTGCTACACCTACATCTCACCTGTTACAGCTAGATGAACATACTTAATGAAGCAATACAAATATATGaaggtatatataatatatataaaatatatattatagataaatatatattatgtaattatataattttatatataatatatagatatatatgtacacacacacatacacaccaaccCAGCCACACACAAATATCGCCTGTAGAAGTTAAATGTATTAGAAGttaaagaagttatttttaaGGGTTAGGAGAAGGAAAGTCAAACAAAAGGAGACACACTAGGGCCATGATCAAAAGCAAACACCAAATAATCCATGCAAAAAAATCATCTaagcaggcaaaagaaaaagtgttttaaaaattgcatagGGAAACACTTTAGTATGGCTtctatttaagaaaattttcattACAAATGTATGTCACAGCTCACTAAATAAGAGCTAACTTCTAAGAAGTAGAATGGAACATTCGGAGGAAGTTACACATGTATTAGTGTTCTTAAAAGCAGGGCCAAACACAGGCTACCCAGAGATCAGCATTTGATGCAATTAAATAGCAGGGCACACAgcactgaaattattttaaagcagttaTCTGGATTATGACAGGAAGTAGTAGAGcagtaaagagaaaaattagattTTCTATAAGTATCTATTAAGCAGCAAGAGCACAGTTCAGACGAGATAATAACGTGACAAATAATTTGAGAAACAGTGAAGCTGTGATCAAATATTTGTGAATACCTCTAAAGCCTGCTTTTGGAATTTCTCAATTTCCTGTCTCaaattttccctctctctctgtaaATCATTAATCAGCCCCTGCAGTTCCAGGGTCCGGTTGTTGCTGATCTGCAGCTGGCTCCTTAGTTCCAAGATGGTTGCATTTTTATCACTGTCCGCTTCGCTTCGTCCTCTCCTCAGGTCGTCgtactccagcctcagtttccgcAGTTCTTCTTCTAACATCAAGTGCTCCTTGGTCAGGTTTTCTGTGAGAGACTGCAGCCTCTCAATttctattttgctttcatttaagCTTCTGCTTTTATCTTCTATCGCCTTCTGGAAATGCTCATTCCTCAAGTGAGCCTGTTTGACACTTTCCTGTTCCTGAAGTAACTGCCGCCTCAGGGCCTCGACCTCAGAAGAGAGCCTCCTCAGCTCTTCCTGGGTCCTCTGCTTTTCCCTCAGGTGGCCATCCAGCACGTCCCTCTGCTGCCGGAGGTCATCCTCACTCCTCTTCTTAACAATGGATGCCTGCTCCAGCTGCTGGGTCAGGTTGGTGATTTTGATGGCTTGCTCCTTCAGCGACCTCCTCATGCCTTCCAGCTCTTCCTCCAGCTTCTTCCTCTTGCAGGAGTCTTCTGACGCTGTCCTCTTCAGCCGATTCAGCTCCTCTTCCACCTTCTGCTTCTGCAGCTGCAGCTCTTTCAGAGAGCTCTGGAACCGCGTGATATCCTGGTCCTTCACAGTCCTCTCCTGGGAAACCCTTTCATAGTCGATTCTCAGGCGTGTCAGTTCTTGCTCCTGAACCTTCAGTTTGTTTATTGTCTCTGTCGCACTACTGTTTGCTTTCTGCAGGTCATACTGGACCTTTTGTAATCTCGCGTTTTCATCTTCCAGGCATTTCCGGTCATTTGTTTCTTTGTCGATCAGTTGTTTTAACCTTTCTATCTCCTTGTTTTTATCCTGGATGGTTTTGGCAGCATCATCAAGAGATTGCTTGTATCTTACGCTCTCCTCTGTTCGCATCTGAGTGACTTGTCTCAGCTCAACCTCCAGCTGCTGTTTCCTCTGAGACACCTCAGAGCCAGTGGCCTTTTGCTGTTGGACGTCTTCTTCCACCCTCCTGAGATTCTCTGTGGTCTGGGTTAGAGTGTTCTTCAGCCTCTTTATTTCTTCAGATAAGCTCCTGTTTTCTCGGGTGAGATTGTCTATCTGAGCCCGGTAGCCACTGGTATCCTCTTCCTTCTGCATGGTGAGTTGGTGGATGGTGGTCTTGGTGATGTTGATCTCGGTCTCAAACTGATTTTTTAAGCTAATGATCTCCTCATCATAATTGTTTCTTACCTTACTCAGTTCATTTTCATATTCCCAGCGGCGCTTGGCCTCCTCCTGAAACTCAGCTTTGAGTCTCTCGATCTCCTTGTTTTTGTCCTGAATGGTCTTGGCAGCCTCCTCCAGGGACTGCTTGTGCCGGGCATTGTCCTCAGAGCGCTGCTGCATGACCTGCTTCAGTTCTATCTCCAGATGCTGCTTCTTCTGCATTATCTCAGAGCCACAGGCCTTTTGCTGAAGGGCATTTTCTTCAGCTCGCCTTCGTTGCTCAGTGGCCTGCAAGATGCTGTCATTGAGCCTGACAATTTCATCCTTCAGATCTCGATTTTCCCTTGAGAGTCTATCAAGCTGGTTTCTAAGATTTTTGGAATCATCCTCTTTTTGCATGGATATCTCCTTGATGGTGGTCTTCGTAATGTTAATCTCTGTTTCATACTTGTTCCTTAAATTACTCATCTCCTCATTATAGTGGTTTCTTACCTTTGCCAGCTCATTTTCATATTCTGTCTTCCGGGCACCTTCTTCCTGCAGAAGAACCCTCAACCTTTCAATCTCGTACTCCTTCTCCTTGATGGCTTTCTCAGACTCTAATTTCTGCCAACCAAGGTTCTCCTTTTCACATTGCCTTGCTTTCTGCAGTTGGTCATAGTCATTCTTCTGTTGGTCAAATCTGTCTTCCAcagattttcttcttctcttttcatcTTCAATCTCATAAGTCAGTCGGGTGATCTTCTCATTGAGTTCTTTTATTTGGCCATAGCACTTGTCTAGATTTTGCTTAGCTGACTTCCCATCCAGCTCAGCCTGTCTCTTCAGCTCCTCCAGGCTCGCAAGCTTCGCTTTGAACTGGGAACACTCTGCCTGGTATTTCTGCAGGTTCTGATCCAGGAATTTGTTCTTATTACAGTTTTCCGAGTTGGCATCTCGGGCCAGTCTGAGCTCCTCTTCCAAAACTTCGATCTTGGTATTTTTCAGCTGTGGAATGAAATCAGAAATTATGTCAAAAGAAAAACACCTCACATTCCAAGAAAGAAGCAGTACTTTTCCCCTCCCAGACCAATGTGCATTCTCATTTCTCTttacacacacggacacacatgtAAAGAGTGACTAGGCAAAAATTCAAGAAATCTGGATTCTCATCATAATTCTTGCACCAGCTGCTCATATGATCTTAGCAAATGATATATTCTCTTTGAGTCTGAgctacctcatctgtaaaatgagggaattTCTTTCAAGATCAAAAGCTCATGATTTCGTAAATTATGTTCCCTTTATTTCAAGTTTACATTAAAGTAAGTTTACATATAAACTCAATTTAAGGATCATAAATGAGGAATAAAGGGAACAATCACtgaatataaaaaattcaaatatacctAGTCCAACATGTTATCTTTAACacagagaaataaagcaaattcCTTAACCAAACATTAAATCAAATGACTTTTGTTTGGCAAAGTTGTTGCAATATTACGACTATTACTTAAGttcatttaaagcagtgtattGGAGCATGGAAGTAACCCCAGACTTACAAACAAGCAGTATTACACTAAACCTTTAGAGGAAATACAGGTTCACCAGGATGTGTCCAAATCCACGTTGTAATGTGGAAGTAATAATAAGGttctattctattttcttttttgatgctcCAAGGAAAAGATAGTAGTAAATTACCTTCAGATCTTCCAAACTCTTCAGCATCTCACTTAAGAACCTGTAATAGTCTCCAGATCTTGTAAGTAATTCAATGTACCGAGCATGAACATCTGCAGCcttggagaaaaggaaggaaagaaagaaaaagatattgtattaaaaaaaaaaagtcctatgtAATTTGgccaattttgttttctaaaatagtgAAATTATAGAGTGAATTCTCTTCTTTAGTGTGTTCATTCCAAAATCAGCAAAAGAAAGTACAGCAAAACAAAGGGCCAAAAATGTATCCCATTCTCATCTCTCCAGGCTGTTTCCCCTAAACCATCTGACAGGTACGATAGTCTCTGACATCTTTGAGAAGAAGCTGTCTTTtagaaatttctgtattttccactTTTTAGAAGTCTCTCTCATCAAACCCAGAAATTTAAGCCCGATTTCTACAAAGACTGTAAATAACAGATTCCTGATCATTTCTGAAAATGTATCATACATCAATGACTCACACTGGAAGGCACATAACCTGCTATTAAACCTCTTAAAGTGGTACCCTATAACAGGATGAAATCAGCGATGGTAAGGAAGACAGGCAGGAGACAGGGAAAAGGGAAGAAGCAGAAGGAGGAGCAGGTTTTAAGAGATATGTGATGACATATATACCTCTTGCAGAATCACCCCAGAAGGGGACTGAATCATGGTCCTCTTGATAGGTATGTTCAGCAGAGTTTCCAGTCCTGAGGTGTATGAGGCCAGCTGGAGCTCATAATCCTGCAGCAAAATGAAGTTTAAGAAAAGTGTCCTTCATAGACTTAAAAAGCATCACTAACAGCTACAGTTCCACAGTTTTAAATCATTGGGCTGCATGGCTAATTGCCCACTCCAAAGACAATGTGCCACTAGTGGCCAAGCAGCTAATACTACAttagcgcagtggctcacgcccgtaatcccagcactttgggaggccgaggtgggcagatcccctgagatcgggagttcaaaaccagcctgaccaacatggagaaaccctgtctctactaaaaatacaaaattagccgggcatggtggtgcatgcctgtaatcccagctactcaggaagctgaggcgggagaaccacttgaacccaggaggcagaggttgcggtgagccgagatcacaccactgcactccagcctgggcaacaagagcaaaactctgtcaaaacaaacaaacaaacaaacaaacaaacaaacaaaaaaccattatTAAACCAAGCAGTACATCTTTGTATGCTAAATGGAGAATGCAGCACCTACCACCAGTCAAAGAATAGAAACCAGCCATTCAAATGGATACTGCCAATGTGGAATGAATTCAAGctaatagatttttaattttcatggttTGTTcagaaaagaatatatacagaCCGTAATTGCTATCCTCAGGAAGTGTATACTCTTTACAACAAATCAGCAAGTCATGCAGTTAATAATAATCTTGGTGAAACACCAACATTCTTTATGAAACCAACATACCTTAATTGAATTTGCGCAAAGTTCAGCAATTTTTTGTACTTCCTCTGATTTGTCTCGTTTGCCAGATATTTCATTATGCAAGTTctatacaaaaagtaaaatatttaccaatgttaatgcatacaaatatttttaaataaatgtgatttcactcttttaccactgttatttgtacctttttttcagtttattatgACATGTACTTGTCTCATATTCTTATAGTTACAACTTAGGAGATAAGCATTTTTTCCATTCAGAAAAGAGAAGCAAGCTCTTTAACTTACTATCTTTAAGAGGTTACTTTCTAGTCAGCCTGTTTTCTGGGCCTATCCCCTCaatttataaagataatttaTGATAACATGAAGAGAACAATATTACGTTATTTCTATGTTCATAATTTGCATCTCCTTGTAAACATCTCAGTTGCTTTTCCTCTAGGCATTCTTTAAGCCTTCACAAAATGGATtagtaatattaaatattcaTCATTTCAAACCTAGGCACTGATGCAAAAACCAGAGGAAAACATGAATTACACCCAATTAATCTCAAAACAGCTACGGAACAAAAAGTTGGCTTATACCTTCTGCTCATTCAAAAACCGCATGACTGTGTTGGAATCTCCAAATTTCATGGATTCTAAGGAATCCTGGCGGCGTTTAGCATCATAGAGCCACTTGCAGAAAGCCTGATAGTTATCACGATAATTCCTCAATTGCTTGATTTGTTTCTCCAGGTCCCATAATCTGGGGggaaatagatacaataaatatCTTATTAGTTCCTAAAATATGTAACATACAGTCACCCAGAAATtcactaggtatatacccaagaaaactGATCATATTCCCACATAAAAacttatacatgaatgttcatagcagcactttTTATcacagccaaaaactggaaacaactcaggtATCAACTgatgaaaggatcaacaaaatgtggtactgccaaacaatggaatattattcaatcgtaaaaacacatgaaaaaaatggaaaatgatgtACTGaaacatgctacaacacagatgaactttGAAAGCACGGTACTGAGTGAAAGAATCCAGTCACAATGgactacatattgtatgaatccagttatataaaatttccagaataggcaaattcatattccagagatttttttaaactcttatttgcagaaaggcatttttttccctaagatttaattttcataaacttTTGAAGAATGCTAACTCAAGGCAGCTACTCCTTCCAAGAGTCATAACAAGAGTTTATAGGACACAAAAGAGCTGGCTAAAGGGCTTCTGCCATTTCTTTAAGACCCTGGATGGTACCTGGCCTGCACGGGGTTGGCTATTGTGATGCACTGTCCTTCCATTTCTAACAAAGCTGCATACAGGCAGTCCATGAAAAGAGCATCTGTTATGcttaacttacatttttaaaaaacaaaacctctgttttctacagtggctCCCTTCAagtgacattatcttgtgaacaACCAAAAGGGGAGAAGATGgggaaggagcaggaggaggctAGCATACCTAAAGTCGATCTGTTTATCTATCTTTTGCCAGCGGTCTGTCAGCTGTGTGACTTTTTCACCGAACTTGCCCAAGTCCAGATCATAAAGCGGATACTGCTGTGAAGTCTGAGAGTGGATCTGCTGGGCTTTCTGTAGTTCTGTCTTCATAGTGGCCAACAATGACTTCTTCAAGTTcaagtcattttttattttctgcaagatgaaaaaaaaaagattgcaaatTAATCCTTTCTCCCATTGTATGCTACACTACAAGTCACCAAATCCGGGGGGCAAAGTTTATAAAACACTTTAGAATATTCATAATTTAAAGTGCTAACAGTCAATCTAGGGAAATATATTGACTGAATTGCATTTCCCAGTATTTGTTCCAATAATCTAGTTCCTTGTGCTATCCTGttataataataaagtatatGAACATATTAAAGTTTCTAAGAAGTCCCACAGTAAGGAAACCAGTTTAACTCAGCATTCCCCAAAACTAATCCCATCACGAATTACTTTCTTATATAGTTGCTGCTAACACACTCTGGAAAACAGAGTTACAGAGATGACAACTGATGTCAACCTGTGTGGCCACTGAAACCCAATAATCCT
The window above is part of the Symphalangus syndactylus isolate Jambi chromosome 23, NHGRI_mSymSyn1-v2.1_pri, whole genome shotgun sequence genome. Proteins encoded here:
- the DSP gene encoding desmoplakin isoform X2, producing the protein MSCNGGSHPRINTLGRMTRAESGPDLRYEVTSGGGGTSRMYYSRRGVITDQNSDGYCQTGTMSRHQNQNTIQELLQNCSDCLMRAELIVQPELKYGDGIQLTRSRELDECFAQANDQMEILDSLIREMRQVGQPCDAYQKRLLQLQEQMRALYKAISVPRVRRASSKGGGGYTCQSGSGWDEFTKHVTSECLGWMRQQRAEMDMVAWGVDLASVEQHINSHRSIHNSIGDYRWQLDKIKADLREKSAIYQLEEEYENLLKASFERMDHLRQLQNIIQATSREIMWINDCEEEELLYDWSDRNTNIAQKQEAFSIRMSQLEVKEKELNKLKQESDQLVLNQHPASDKIEAYMDTLQTQWSWILQITKCIDVHLKENAAYFQFFEEAQSTEAYLKGLQDSIRKKYPCDKNMPLQHLLEQIKELEKEREKILEYKRQVQNLVNKSKKIVQLKPRNPDYRSNKPIILRALCDYKQDQKIVHKGDECILKDNNERSKWYVTGPGGVDMLVPSVGLIIPPPNPLAVDLSCKIEQYYEAILALWNQLYINMKSLVSWHYCMIDIEKIRAMTIAKLKTMRQEDYTKTIADLELHYQEFIRNSQGSEMFGDDDKRKIQSQFTDAQKHYQTLVIQLPGYPQHQTVTTTEITHHGTCQDVNHNKVIEANRENDKQETWMLMELQKIRRQIEHCEGRMTLKNLPLADQGSSHHITVKINELKSVQNDSQAIAEVLNQLKDMLASFRGSEKYCYLQNEVFGLFQKLENINGVTDGYLNSLCTVRALLQAILQTEDMLKVYEARLTEEETVCLDLDKVEAYRCGLKKIKNDLNLKKSLLATMKTELQKAQQIHSQTSQQYPLYDLDLGKFGEKVTQLTDRWQKIDKQIDFRLWDLEKQIKQLRNYRDNYQAFCKWLYDAKRRQDSLESMKFGDSNTVMRFLNEQKNLHNEISGKRDKSEEVQKIAELCANSIKDYELQLASYTSGLETLLNIPIKRTMIQSPSGVILQEAADVHARYIELLTRSGDYYRFLSEMLKSLEDLKLKNTKIEVLEEELRLARDANSENCNKNKFLDQNLQKYQAECSQFKAKLASLEELKRQAELDGKSAKQNLDKCYGQIKELNEKITRLTYEIEDEKRRRKSVEDRFDQQKNDYDQLQKARQCEKENLGWQKLESEKAIKEKEYEIERLRVLLQEEGARKTEYENELAKVRNHYNEEMSNLRNKYETEINITKTTIKEISMQKEDDSKNLRNQLDRLSRENRDLKDEIVRLNDSILQATEQRRRAEENALQQKACGSEIMQKKQHLEIELKQVMQQRSEDNARHKQSLEEAAKTIQDKNKEIERLKAEFQEEAKRRWEYENELSKASNRIQESKNQCTQVVQERESLLVKIKVLEQDKARLQRLEDELNRAKATLEAETRVKQRLECEKQQIQNDLNQWKTQYSRKEEAIRKIESEREKSEREKNSLRSEIERLQAEIKRIEERCRRKLEDSTRETQSQLETERSRYQREIDKLRQRPYGSHRETQTECEWTVDTSKLVFDGLRKKVTAMQLYECQLIDKTTLDKLLKGKKSVEEVASEIQPFLRGAGSIAGASASPKEKYSLVEAKRKKLISPESTVMLLEAQAATGGIIDPHRNEKLTVDSAIARDLIDFDDRQQIYTAEKAITGFDDPFSGKTVSVSEAIKKNLIDRETGMRLLEAQIASGGVVDPVNSVFLPKDVALARGLIDRDLYRSLNDPRDSQKNFVDPVTKKKVSYVQLKERCRIEPHTGLLLLSVQKRSMSFQGIRQPVTVTELVDSGILRPSTVNELESGQISYDEVGERIKDFLQGSSCIAGIYNETTKQKLGIYEAMKIGLVRPGTALELLEAQAATGFIVDPVSNLRLPVEEAYKRGLVGIEFKEKLLSAERAVTGYNDPETGNIISLFQAMNKELIEKGHGIRLLEAQIATGGIIDPKESHRLPVDIAYKRGYFNEELSEILSDPSDDTKGFFDPNTEENLTYLQLKERCIKDEETGLCLLPLKEKKKQVQTSQKNTLRKRRVVIVDPETNKEMSVQEAYKKGLIDYETFKELCEQECEWEEITITGSDGSTRVVLVDRKTGSQYDIQDAIDKGLVDRKFFDQYRSGSLSLTQFADMISLKNGVGTSSSMGSGVSDDVFSSSRHESVSKISTISSVRNLTIRSSSFSDTLEESSPIAAIFDTENLEKISITEGIERGIVDSITGQRLLEAQACTGGIIHPTTGQKLSLQDAVSQGVIDQDMATRLKPAQKAFIGFEGVKGKKKMSAAEAVKEKWLPYEAGQRFLEFQYLTGGLVDPEVHGRISTEEAIRKGFIDGRAAQRLQDTSTYAKILTCPKTKLKISYKDAINRSMVEDITGLRLLEAASVSSKGLPSPYNMSSAPGSRSGSRSGSRSGSRSGSRSGSRRGSFDATGNSSYSYSYSFSSSSIGH